CCAAGGGTTCGGGGTTGAGTGTCTTGTCCGGATGCTTCAACATGTGACTGGCCAACAAACTGAGCCACTGTTcaacagtttcttctttcttgttctttcttcATCATTTCTTCATATCTTGCCTAtttctacagaaacatttggcCTTTGATGAAGCTTCTTTACAACTATGCCCCATCTGGAGTAACCGATGTGTCTTGAAGGCAGaacactgacaaacagtgaataacagcagcagtgtaCAAGTTAAATGGGACAGACTGGGATGGAAATTGGGTTATGGTTAATTTTAGCGTCCGATTCATATCAACAACTACAGGTCAACTACAACCTTTATACCAAATtgacattatttattatcaataaCCATGAACCATGAACAAAAGTcacatgtatttattctgtGCTGTTGCCAGGAAGCAAAGATCAGTTTGACAAACCAATTAGCGGATGAGTGCAGTAACCACTACATGTATTTATCTATGCACAGATTTGCTGTTCTAGGTTAATTCAAACTGGATGATGAGAGAAAGTTTATTAGGTATGAACTCAGTGACAGTCATTTACAATGCGTGGGAGTTTTTCTCAAACTCTGCAAACAAGATGTGTCAAGCTCCCTTCTGAATGTGTTGCACCTGTTGTCTACATCCAGTTCAGTCAGTTTGTCGCTTGTTTctttataatgtatatttatttattcagcagtctctcaacaacatttaaaacGTATACATAATCTAAACATCAACGAGGGACAGTGTGAAGCTAATGATTAGCTACCGTACCAGCAGCTAAATAACCCAGTGTTCTTGATTCTGCTGAGCTTGAgcttaaaacatattttcaagtTACACATGTGGTCACCACTGCAGTCACTGAAAACACTAACAAGCACTTAGTCGCATCACTTTTTCCTTCACTCTAGCTTTGATTTACGCACACGAAGCTCCGCACATCTAAACAGTTCAATGATATCCCCCCCCGCTCTGCTCAAATTTCCAcgcacactttttttttccttgattATTATACCTACTAtctgcaattaaaaaaaagactatttttgtttcttctgactttaaaatgacagacacaTGCACCCACGCATGACTCATCATCTGCATGCATTGAATCCAGTGTCTCTTCTTTGTCATAAAGTGTAATCTATACGCACTAAAACAATCAGAAGGGAACACTGTCTGAGcgttgtgtctttttttatctcttcagCAGGATCTGTACCATGAAGACCAGACTAGGCTGCCTGTCCAATAAATCCGACTCCTACAGTGATTTTTCCGAGTTCCTGCCTCCCGCCCACGAAACCACAGCCAGGTGTCTGAAGTGAGTGGGTCTGCCTAAAAAAATCCTGCAAATgttgaacaaattaaaaacccAAGCTTCTGTTGTGTGAAATAGCCTTTAGAGTAAGAACACGTTATGGAATTTATTACAAATGCTTCAGGCTTATGAACAAAAGGCTCCTATTCTAAAATGTTTGCAGCATTTGCATGATCCAATTTTACTCAATGCacttataaattaataattaattttacttGAAATAGCCTTCACGGTTCACAAGTTATTGCAAATGTTCACCAGTAAAGAAACATGTCTCAGTCTGATTAaattagtttagttcagttgaTGCTCTGCGATAATCAGTGTGATGGATCAAACCCAACAGTACACATTGGTACTAATGAGGCCagtcattaatattattaatgcCTTCATTTACAACTATTTTCTGAACACATTGTTTGGCAAATTCATTCTGAGCTATGTGTAAAGTAGCAGCGGTACAATAATGTTAATGTACCCCCTCCATGTTCCAGGAAGTGTCCCaccatgattttatttttttaataaagagcaTCCAAATGTGAACTAAGGTCAGCTATTGCTCTTCTTCTAACTCCTCTCCTTCCTGCTGACATCATTGTGCAAATGTCACCAGATATTACAGTTACCTTAACCAGACGAATCACTGAGCAGAAGATAAAGCGTACATTAATGTCTGCTGCCCTTCAATAATACATAAGTTCCAATCTTACTGAGGCAGTTTCCTTTGGCGTTCTCTCCATCAGACTATCAACAGACGAGGTTGTTCGATGGTCCGAATCGTTTGATCACCTGCTTTCTCACAAACGTAAgtgaacattttctgtttttcagagaGAACACTTCCTACTGACAGTTCGTCAAAAGAAATTAAGGCTACAACAATAAAGCAGTAAAATAGTCCCTTCCTGTTTACTCGAGAGTTTCTATTTTTCACAAGCAAAGTCTATTTTCGCCCTTGAAGCCCTTGTTATGTAAGGGTCTCATTTTTGTGTTGTGAGGACTAAGACTTCATAATGACTCACACATCCAGTGTCAGTGAGCTTCCCTTTGGACCAAACACTCTggcactcactcacacacatacacatcagcCAGCACAAACGAGTCAGGCGTATTAGTCTGTGGCATCAAACTTATAAGACAACACATGAGAATTCAGATCACGTCCACTTTGTGAGATTTCTAAATTGAAATcactataaaacaaaataattcacCCAAGTGATTAACATCATGTCAAACACAGGGTTAACAAAGGGGTCAGAGGCGAAGCATGACTTAAAGAAGGCTTTAAACATTCTGCACCCATACGGACATTATCTGTTTTGTTCAGGTCCAAGTCGTGACATAAGCCCTTGATTTGACACATAACCATTACCAGGATAATGTCACCCATGGAAAACAAAGTTTTTATACACTGCTGAGAATGGAGCCTCTACAGGTGCAGAGAGCTTGTGTATCCTGTTTCAATTGACCAAGCAATTCAGAGGTGAACTTcaacactcagacacacacatccaatGCCTGAGTAATGTCACACAGCTGTAGGAACACAGTACTGAATGTTCCTTTAAAGATGTGGAAGTCACATTATCCTTAATTTGACGGAAAGGGAGTTCTGCTAGACCTACGAGCCGCAGCTTTTCAAGCATACTGCTTTGTGAGATACCAACAGCTCTAAATGTCCCTGTGTCACAGTTTTGGAGACATATGCATCCTTGTTTTAAGCTTAACAATATTTCTAAATCAAATCTTGGTCTGTTCCACTGCACCACACAATCAGCTGTCGAGTCTGCAGTGATTGTCTGAGCTCCAGCTGCCCTGCATTGTCCTTATTACTCCCAGCTGCTCCTAATTGCTCTGATGTATTTAAGCTCAAGTCTGACAGTCCCCTGTCAGTTCACTGAGTTCCCCTGTCATGCTGACTTTGACTTCACTTATAAATTCCCATTAACCTGCTCTGAATCGCTTCATCGTCAACCTTCAGTCTCTGCTttccaaataataaataaaattgctACAGATTAAAACTACCATTTAGTGGTACCTTTAGTggtatttgtcatgttttttgctttttggtgTACTCCAGGCAAACCAAACAAGACATCCCATAGAATCTGTGACCAGTAGCAGAAGGTAGACACACATTCTGTTGATTTTATGCTTTTCCTCTAACTAACTGCTGAGGGCGGTAATTGCCAACCAACATACACATGCACCAACATAGACAATGAAGAAGACTGCTAGCAAGGAAACCATTTAATATACACTTTAAGGAAGTGTTTATTCATGCAGAATAATATGTATTTGATACAtttgagaaacacaaagaattATCCAACCCTGCCTCTTACACATTCTATGCGACTAACCtgaactacttttttttttttttttttttttttaatggaagcTAAGTTGCAAAGAGGTGGTTGGGGTGCATAGTGAACCACAGAGCTGGGCTCAACACTCCTGTATGTAATTCCAGTTGCAACTTAATTCTACAGAAACATAATGTTTAAGAAACAAGGCTGCAGAATATTTCTTTCTGTGAATAGGTGTGTTTCATTATCAGATCTCAACATATTGTTTTTGAATGAAGCACGACAATTATTAACTGTACTAGAATCCCCAGGATGTAACATTAGTACTGTACACATCCTCACAGACCTGTGTTAATgtttaggcaacaaaaacactttagttAAAGTAAGGGGAATTGGGTTCAATGTAAATAATGTTACTGCTAACTGGGCAGAGATTGCCATAATGATGATGTAAAGAGAGCTATTGTACAGCAGGACTGGATATATGTGGTAAAATGGCTGCGAATGTAAACCTGCCAATAACTGAAatcaaagtaaagaaacaactgaaACTCCAGTATTGAACTTTTGCCTTTGACTCTTACTGTGTCAGTCTATAACGTAGAGACGTTTGCATTGCCAGGTTTGGGCTGACTGAGAGATTTCTACAGCGTCACtatcttttaaaactctttcTATAAAGATCAAACACGGTGCCTTTCACTTGTGCTTTTCACCTGTGTTATTTAGGGACACTTCTTTAAACAGTGGCTGTGTGAATAGCGTTGTGCCCATataaagctgctgtgtgtgtgtgtgtgtgtgtgtgtgtgtgtgtgtgtgtgtgtgtgtgtgtgtgtgtgtgtgtttctgtattagTAATGTTGTTGAATATGCACAGATGGACCATCCCCTCTGCACTGCTCTGCTTTATTAGGTAAACAACAGAAATGAGAAGGGTGGAAATAACATGTCAACGTGACATGGGCCCATAGAAAAAcatgtccttcctctgtgttatCATAAAAGGGGAGTACATTAATTGATCACTTATCTTGATTGATGAAGACAGGAAAAAATTATCTCTTTGCGGGAGTATTTTGttctgatttgtttgtgttctgatcGTGAGAGCTGTTTCCCGCTTCTGGGAACAAGAGTAGTATATGTATTGGAAAAATATCAACATAGGCCACAGGGTATTATCACATGATCAAGATACTCtattatgaaaaaatatatatatccatACAAGAGGGAGTTCTCAGCTGCTGTCTAGAAATAGGTGGTATGCTGCTATATGAATCatgtttgaagtgtttttgttgtgtttctaccTCCTTTCGTACAATCTGATTCATTTGTTCTTTCCAGATGGCCTCGCTGCCTTCCGGACGTTTCTCAAGACGGAGTTCAGTGATGAGAATATCGAGTTTTGGATGGCCTGCGAGGAGTACAAAAAAACCAAGGGCTCCACCAAGCTTGTGTCAAGAGCAAACAAAATCTTTAAGGAGTTCATTGATGTTCAGGCACcaagagaggtgtgtgtgtgtgtgtgtgtgtgtgtgtgtgtgtgtgtgtgtgtgtgtgtgtgtgtgtgtgtgtgtgcatgtattttcCATTAATTAATGATGCTAAGGAACAGTTTTATCATATGGGTGTTGTCACCGTTGTCAAGACCAGGGTTTAAGAATGGAGCAACATCCCACAGCATCACATAATGATGTTTCCTACTTGGCATCTCAACATGGTTGGAGTTAGtcatgaaaatgtcacaaaaatgtTCGGTTAAGTTAAAAGTTAATTTAAGTAGGTGCTGAAACAATCTTGTCTAAACACACAATATCCCATGCAGTCAATTAACATCTAAAAACGGACACTAAGTTGAGAAGTGTAGTCGTGTCATTATGCTCTCTGCAGCAGGTTCTCTAAACTACTCTTCAGAATACGTCATTGTCATTACCTTTTCAAATGAACCAAATTAGTGTTAGTTAAGTTTGGGCTGAAGCAGTCACATGATCACGGTCATGGTtacagagaacatgttgaaGGTTAATTTTAgttaaacatttcactacttctcctcctgacaaacaaacactgtggcTTTTCTTGTGACGACTGTCAAACCGGACCTGATCATTTAGCTCTGGTGAATAATACAAACATAGGAGCtatttacactcacacactgttgcTATGTGTGACTGACTGTCATAACATGAATTCATGCGGCTGGTGCATGTTATTTGCTCTCCTTATCCTTGTAGGTAAACATTGACTACCGCACCAGAGAAAAGACCAAGCAGAGCCTGGAGGATCCGTCCCCAACCAGCCTCAATGAAGTCCAAGCTAAAGTATACAGTCTCATGGAGAAAGACTCCTACCCACGATTCCTCAGGTCCAAGATGTACCAGGATATAGTCAACAGGGCGCAAGCACAAGGCCAACGGAGGTCTGTTTGACCAAATCTGATGATGCCCAGCATGGACAAAAAAATGGACCTATACTGTAAATCACTGATCAACCCTTTGACATAATCTCTGAATACTGTGCATCTGCAAGAATGAGGCAGCGTGCTCCACTGTTTCCTTTGTCTACACCAGCTCCGTGCATGCAGTCCCTCTAGATTAAGATGTTGCACTGTACAGAGAATGAGAACAAGCTCTCAGTGTTACCTCCAGGTAATATACCTGAAGATATCATTAAAAGTGTGTGATAACATCACTTCTAACAATATGTCATTCTTAATGTTGAgtgcttttatctttttgtttttggctctCATCGGGTCTATGTCATGTCAAGTTGATGTATGTTTTTGTTACTATTTAGAATTTTTATCAACCCTTTTTCCATTGAACAATAATTTCCAGGTGAAAGATTTATTGGTTCAGTGGCAGTGAAGTCCTTCTTCCTTCTGCTTTCTTGTTGAAAGCAGTTTTAAAAACTACCATACTTTATTGTTACAGATAACTCATCTCTTATTACCCGGCACTACCTCTAGTTATCTTCACGTCTTTGTGACATAGACACTGTCTTATGAAGGTGGTGttgtgtgttcgtgtgtttaCAACGAAGTGTGTGAATGCTTCAAATCTGAACTGTGCCAACCTAGATTGCACTTCCATATTGATACACCTACATAAACCCGTGTATTGTGGACTCTTGCACTTTCGAACTCTACGTGTTACTAAATGAGGAGTATATGACGGAgctcatatttaattttaaaccaCTCTGTTCTGGTAGGGGAACTGTGCATCATACATGTTCAGTTTACAGTGCATCATTAGTGTccatgaatttatttaaattcttttattttaatttaactttattactttttttttgttagtttttttcacATCACATGTGTGTGATGCAAAGGTCCTATTGTTTTCAGCATGATGCAATACTCAGTAacgtgtacagtatgttataaaagtgacagcaaaaaaaaaaaaaacaacctaaatGTTTAATATGTCAGTGACATGATGTGTGGTTGAAATGTGTTCCTCCAGCGTTTGCACTCCTCCCTAAAAGAAAGCTGATTGAAAAGATCTCCAAAGTATTTTAGGGGACACAGAGGTTAAATTCACATTACATGTCAAAGaggaaattttaaaaaatcacattttttatattacatcACAGCCACTCGATGTATGATGCAGTCTAGATCTCGTTTCTTTCCAAACTCACGTTATGTTTTCACTGTTggaaggtgagtgtgtgtttaacgTCTCActtatttgcacatgcacactctgCCCATTGCCATTCAGTGTCTGTATATTCAGGATTTCAAAAGATCTGAAATGAGCATTAAGGCCTGTAATGTGAACATAGCCTCATATTTTCTTTAGTGCATGTCAACTGTATAGGTCAGTCGAAACTGGAATGATGAACATATAACCCTATATGGCATGTTACTGTATCCCACATGAATGCCACCTCCCCTTTCCGAGCTATATTTGCGATTAAACATGAATCTGCATCTGTATTTTGTGCACCGTGTGGCTTCATCCTCATAATACCAGAAGGGTATTAGTGCTATGAAAATGCAGCCATCCAGCAATCAGACGGATTGACCTCGATTCCACTGCCATTTTATAACGGAGACGAAACCTGACACAAAAATCTGTATTAAATGAAAAACCCTGTCCTCAGTATGTGGTGATTCATCACACTTCACACTTTCAGAATTGAATTTAGGTGAAGAACGTCAGGATTGTAATGTCTCaatgtattttctatttacCCACAGAAATGCGACTGTGGCTCGAACAACAAAAGTAAAGTTATTACAAGAAAACTTTGCTCAACATCTAAAACTTTACATTCTGTCACATTCTAGGTCAAGTGTTGCAGAATGGATTCAAACAATGCGATGGGTCATACAGAACACGCAGaactgacttttttattttgaagtttacTTTTAGAATGACGAAGGACTAAATGcagaacaataataaaacattcattgCACCGCTTTTAGTTGGCAGCACCGCGCACGAGAATACCAGCGCTCTTTTCTAGTATGTAGGGCAGTGGTGGGATGGACTTACCCACAGTGACATTACACATCCATTAACTTTGCTGTTATTGTCAATGTGTTAGTCACTCAGGCAATGAAGAGAAGAGTGAATGTAGGACAGCGTACAACATCTAACCTATCTGAACCGGAAGACGGCAAAACACGACTGACACACATCTCACGGTGGAAGTGATTTGAGGCTGAGCATCGAGTCAGCGTGTAATGATGGCACAGATTATCTGTGACAGTGTGAATTACAGTAATGTAACTGGCCATCAGAGAGTGGGTAAACAAAGTATAGGGGCTGTTGTCGTGTCTGATGGGATGAGGTATCAGTGCTGGAGGTGCGTCCGTGCTCTGCAGCTGTAAATACATTATTCCCTTAATAAGTTAATGCATTTGAAAAGCacttattattttacaaatagcAGCCAGACTGACTGTTCTACCTGCTTTTCtgtaaactaaaataattactGTGGAATCAAAGAATcactttttttaaagatttacaaaGATGAATCAACACAGAACCATCAAAATGTTGACACTCTGCCTCCCCATCTTCTGCTAATGTTGAACAGAGGAATAACTGGAATTAAGGCAACAGCTAATGTGAATACTCTGGTGATGGTGCAGGTGTTCTTCTCCTGTTCTATAGTGTCTATCTTATCTCTGTAActctttctccag
This genomic window from Anabas testudineus chromosome 4, fAnaTes1.2, whole genome shotgun sequence contains:
- the rgs8 gene encoding regulator of G-protein signaling 8 gives rise to the protein MKTRLGCLSNKSDSYSDFSEFLPPAHETTARCLKLSTDEVVRWSESFDHLLSHKHGLAAFRTFLKTEFSDENIEFWMACEEYKKTKGSTKLVSRANKIFKEFIDVQAPREVNIDYRTREKTKQSLEDPSPTSLNEVQAKVYSLMEKDSYPRFLRSKMYQDIVNRAQAQGQRRSV